In the Advenella kashmirensis WT001 genome, one interval contains:
- a CDS encoding Bug family tripartite tricarboxylate transporter substrate binding protein translates to MFRFAARVVKCLTLTTAVFICPAISAQEYPAKPVTLVVPFAPGSLSDVTARLYAQELSNKLGQPFIVHNRPGVAGIRHVKTSAPDGLTLLWHSSAATSTQAILSDPGFDIRKDFIAVTTTLEAPLAVFAAKNNGFTTIKDVIEYAKKNPGKLNFGSAGVGTVTHLNMELVMERAGIKMVHVAYKGGSPAATALMAGEIDLLIYDPAFRTTLNDKAQLLAILSAQRWPAYADVPTIEEGGGPKVDAAVWNGIFAPAGTPDAVISKLNEAIKEAAHAPAVINYMKLNGYIPSWRTREQFDNEVKAEVAHWQELVRRAHVPIR, encoded by the coding sequence ATGTTTCGTTTTGCAGCACGAGTTGTCAAGTGTTTAACACTCACGACGGCAGTATTTATTTGTCCCGCTATTTCAGCGCAAGAATACCCTGCTAAGCCCGTCACCCTCGTAGTCCCATTTGCTCCAGGAAGTCTTAGCGATGTTACTGCTCGCCTGTATGCTCAGGAGCTTTCCAACAAATTGGGGCAGCCTTTCATTGTTCACAATCGACCGGGGGTCGCTGGAATTCGACATGTAAAAACATCGGCTCCTGACGGATTGACTTTACTGTGGCATTCAAGCGCTGCCACGAGTACTCAGGCAATTCTTTCTGATCCGGGCTTTGACATACGCAAGGATTTCATTGCAGTGACAACAACCCTGGAGGCTCCACTGGCAGTTTTTGCTGCAAAGAATAATGGCTTTACCACCATTAAGGATGTCATTGAGTACGCGAAGAAGAACCCGGGGAAGTTGAACTTTGGCTCGGCTGGTGTCGGAACAGTGACCCATCTCAATATGGAGCTTGTCATGGAGCGCGCGGGCATAAAGATGGTTCACGTTGCGTACAAAGGAGGATCCCCGGCCGCAACCGCTTTAATGGCTGGCGAGATCGATCTTCTGATCTATGATCCTGCTTTCAGAACGACGCTAAACGATAAAGCCCAGCTGTTGGCGATTCTTTCGGCGCAGCGATGGCCTGCCTATGCCGACGTACCCACCATCGAAGAAGGTGGTGGTCCCAAAGTTGATGCTGCAGTCTGGAACGGTATTTTTGCCCCGGCGGGAACCCCCGACGCTGTTATTTCAAAACTGAACGAAGCAATTAAAGAGGCTGCACACGCGCCTGCGGTGATCAATTACATGAAACTGAACGGCTACATACCCTCCTGGAGAACGCGGGAGCAATTTGATAACGAGGTCAAGGCAGAAGTAGCCCACTGGCAAGAGTTGGTTCGAAGGGCTCACGTACCCATACGGTGA
- a CDS encoding porin codes for MKKTLLTAALVTGLSGIAQAKSTVTLYGLVDAGIGYQQTKVTQGDAYTKTRVVGLINGVKNGNRWGFKGAEDLGNGTSAIFQLESGFDMGNGRSSLGGRLFGRQAYVGLKGDGWGALTLGRQYNLAADIVAPIDPFGAGFLQAGVLGGAFGASTFARMDNSIKYVTPDFSGFKLGVAYGGKNTKTTNSDDFNDFEERDTSHWISFGAGYSSGPITVGASYDRFLTDFRDTDSDIKGTTHMWNLFGSYDLDVVKLFLGYGQVRGAMSNDIIVRNGAGNTGLNAVLNGFTTVTNPNSSAVGMNYAQTNGYRQQAWMAGLSMPVSDQAKVLFSYQGSATKNTGDAFDGVKGKLHILSLGYLHNLSKRTSLYAIATYGTGRLKFGNRDNIKLKSTLVGVGMQHRF; via the coding sequence ATGAAAAAAACTTTACTGACGGCAGCTCTGGTTACCGGTTTATCTGGTATCGCACAAGCTAAGTCTACTGTAACGCTTTATGGCTTAGTGGACGCCGGTATTGGCTACCAGCAAACTAAAGTGACACAAGGTGATGCCTATACTAAGACACGCGTTGTCGGGCTTATCAACGGTGTTAAAAACGGTAACCGCTGGGGCTTTAAAGGTGCTGAAGATTTGGGTAACGGTACAAGTGCAATATTTCAATTGGAAAGCGGCTTTGATATGGGTAATGGTCGTTCATCACTCGGTGGCCGCTTGTTCGGTCGTCAGGCCTACGTGGGTTTGAAAGGCGACGGCTGGGGTGCTCTGACATTGGGGCGTCAGTACAATCTGGCCGCTGATATCGTGGCGCCAATTGACCCCTTTGGTGCGGGATTCCTGCAAGCCGGCGTTCTTGGCGGTGCTTTCGGTGCATCGACTTTTGCCCGTATGGACAACTCTATCAAATACGTAACACCTGATTTCAGTGGATTCAAACTGGGTGTTGCCTATGGCGGAAAAAACACCAAGACCACTAACAGCGACGACTTCAATGATTTTGAAGAGCGCGATACGTCTCACTGGATATCTTTCGGTGCCGGGTATAGCAGTGGGCCGATCACAGTTGGTGCTTCTTATGATCGCTTCCTTACGGATTTCCGTGATACGGATAGTGATATTAAGGGCACCACGCATATGTGGAACCTGTTTGGATCCTATGACCTGGATGTCGTGAAATTGTTTCTGGGTTATGGTCAGGTACGTGGCGCGATGTCCAATGACATTATTGTGCGAAATGGAGCCGGCAATACGGGCCTGAATGCCGTCCTCAATGGTTTCACCACAGTAACCAATCCCAATAGTTCTGCTGTTGGCATGAATTACGCGCAGACCAACGGATATCGTCAACAAGCCTGGATGGCTGGTCTATCGATGCCTGTTAGTGACCAAGCCAAGGTTCTATTTTCTTATCAAGGAAGTGCAACCAAGAACACTGGTGATGCTTTTGATGGTGTCAAGGGAAAGCTGCATATCTTGAGCTTGGGATATTTGCATAACCTGTCCAAACGCACAAGCTTATATGCCATTGCAACATACGGCACAGGCAGGCTTAAATTTGGTAATAGAGACAACATAAAACTGAAGTCGACGCTGGTTGGTGTCGGTATGCAACACAGGTTCTAA
- a CDS encoding MFS transporter: MKPSNAATDDSSLILPENVQRGNIWRLSTAQALAGANSVVVYATGSIVGENLAPTPMLATLPISIFVVGMAACILPVGKIAQRHGRRAAFLVGTGAGVLTGLLAMVAVIQAWFWLFCLATFFGGSYAAVVLTFRFAAADGVEKARRARALSLVMAGGVVAGVIGPQLVTWTMDMWVPYKFAATFLVQAVVAALSAVLLLGVRLPAPTVTEQTGGRPLSVIASQPRFIAAAISGAVAYMLMNFLMTSAPLAMHISGHSQESANLGLQWHVIAMYAPSFFTGNLISRFGAGRVAAVGLLLTGLSAIVGLGGIDVAHFWGSLILLGVGWNFGFLGASALVLECHRPEEKTRVQSLNDFIVFGLMAAGSFSSGGLLSVYGWNTVLWVSFIPLVLAVVTLALARRKRAPVLSVQEESR; the protein is encoded by the coding sequence ATGAAACCCAGCAACGCCGCCACTGATGATTCTTCTTTAATACTCCCTGAAAACGTCCAGCGGGGAAATATCTGGCGTTTGTCCACTGCGCAGGCGCTGGCCGGCGCCAACTCGGTCGTGGTTTATGCTACCGGGTCTATTGTGGGCGAGAATCTGGCTCCAACGCCAATGCTGGCGACGCTGCCTATTTCCATTTTTGTGGTGGGCATGGCTGCCTGTATCCTGCCGGTGGGCAAAATTGCCCAGCGTCATGGGCGGCGTGCCGCTTTTCTGGTGGGAACTGGCGCTGGGGTTCTGACCGGCCTGCTGGCGATGGTTGCAGTGATCCAGGCCTGGTTCTGGTTGTTTTGTCTGGCTACATTCTTTGGTGGCAGCTATGCAGCGGTCGTATTGACGTTTCGTTTTGCTGCGGCTGATGGGGTGGAAAAGGCCAGGCGCGCGCGGGCCCTGTCTCTTGTCATGGCCGGTGGGGTCGTGGCTGGCGTCATCGGTCCGCAGTTGGTGACCTGGACCATGGACATGTGGGTCCCTTATAAATTTGCCGCGACTTTCCTGGTACAGGCCGTAGTGGCTGCGTTATCGGCGGTGCTGCTATTGGGGGTGCGCCTGCCTGCGCCTACGGTAACCGAACAGACCGGCGGGCGGCCGCTATCTGTCATTGCGTCGCAACCGCGATTCATCGCAGCGGCGATCAGTGGGGCAGTCGCCTATATGTTGATGAATTTTTTGATGACCTCTGCGCCGCTGGCCATGCATATCAGTGGCCACTCACAGGAGTCAGCCAATCTGGGCCTGCAGTGGCACGTGATCGCGATGTACGCGCCCAGTTTCTTTACCGGTAATCTTATTTCCCGCTTCGGGGCCGGTCGTGTGGCAGCAGTAGGCTTGTTGCTGACCGGGCTATCTGCGATTGTGGGGCTGGGCGGTATTGATGTGGCCCACTTTTGGGGGTCTCTGATCCTGCTTGGGGTGGGCTGGAATTTCGGCTTTCTGGGCGCTTCTGCGCTGGTGCTTGAGTGTCACCGGCCCGAAGAGAAAACCCGCGTACAATCGCTCAATGATTTCATTGTTTTTGGTCTGATGGCTGCGGGGTCTTTTTCGTCCGGCGGGCTGCTTAGCGTTTATGGATGGAATACGGTATTGTGGGTGTCCTTTATTCCGCTGGTGCTTGCAGTTGTCACGCTGGCGCTGGCCAGGCGAAAAAGGGCGCCTGTGCTCTCGGTTCAGGAAGAGAGTCGGTAG
- a CDS encoding SulP family inorganic anion transporter, translated as MFTKNTIRQDWFSNIRGDLLAGLVVALALIPEAIAFSIIAGVDPKVGLYASFCIAVVIAFAGGRPGMISAATGAMALLMVTLVREHGLQYLLAATLLTGVLQILAGMLRLGALMRFVSSSVVTGFVNALAILIFMAQLPELMNVTWVVYAMVAAGLLIIYLFPYITRTIPSPLVCILVLTAVSMVLGLDIRTVGHMGELPDSLPVFLLPDVPLNWETLKIILPYSAPMAVVGLLESLMTAAIVDGLTDTPSDKNRECVGQGVANIASGFLGGMAGCAMIGQSVINVKSGGRGRLSTLTAGSVLLILIVFLGPWVKQIPMAALVAVMIMVSIGTFRWSSLRDLTRHPKSSSIVMIATVVVVVATHDLAKGVLVGVLLSGIFFAHKVGQVLRVTSIKAGNEAARTYHVTGQIFFASAQAFISNFDFREVVDEVTIDLRSARFWDITAIAALDTVILKFRREGTAVNIEGLDQASTTLVDRFAVHNKPEGAGKLTNH; from the coding sequence ATGTTTACAAAAAATACTATCAGGCAGGACTGGTTTTCCAATATTCGAGGAGATTTGCTGGCAGGCCTTGTGGTTGCACTCGCACTAATTCCAGAGGCCATTGCGTTTTCAATCATTGCGGGTGTTGACCCTAAAGTGGGTCTTTACGCCTCCTTCTGTATTGCGGTGGTCATCGCTTTTGCCGGTGGCCGGCCTGGCATGATCTCTGCTGCAACCGGCGCCATGGCGCTGCTAATGGTGACTCTGGTCAGGGAGCATGGCCTGCAATATCTACTGGCGGCAACCTTGCTGACTGGCGTGTTGCAGATCCTGGCGGGCATGCTGCGCCTGGGGGCGTTGATGCGTTTTGTGTCCAGCTCTGTTGTGACCGGTTTTGTCAATGCGTTGGCCATTTTGATATTCATGGCTCAGTTGCCCGAACTGATGAACGTGACATGGGTTGTTTATGCCATGGTTGCGGCGGGTTTGCTGATTATTTATCTGTTTCCTTATATCACCAGAACGATTCCGTCGCCGCTGGTATGTATCCTGGTATTGACCGCTGTGTCAATGGTGTTGGGACTGGATATCAGAACGGTGGGTCACATGGGGGAACTGCCCGATAGTCTGCCGGTCTTTCTGCTGCCGGATGTGCCGCTCAATTGGGAGACGCTGAAGATTATTCTGCCTTACTCTGCGCCGATGGCCGTTGTGGGGCTGTTGGAGTCGTTGATGACGGCAGCGATTGTCGATGGCCTGACCGATACGCCCAGTGATAAAAACCGGGAGTGTGTAGGACAGGGCGTGGCAAATATTGCCTCTGGTTTCCTTGGGGGGATGGCCGGTTGCGCAATGATTGGACAATCGGTGATCAACGTCAAGTCCGGCGGGCGCGGACGCTTGTCCACCCTGACTGCCGGTAGCGTATTGTTAATCCTTATTGTGTTTCTGGGGCCGTGGGTCAAGCAGATTCCAATGGCGGCGTTGGTGGCGGTGATGATTATGGTGTCTATCGGTACCTTCAGATGGTCTTCGTTGCGTGATTTGACCCGCCACCCCAAAAGCTCGAGCATCGTCATGATCGCCACGGTCGTGGTGGTGGTGGCCACGCATGATCTGGCCAAAGGCGTGCTGGTGGGCGTACTGCTAAGCGGGATATTCTTTGCTCACAAAGTGGGGCAGGTGCTGAGGGTGACTTCAATAAAAGCCGGTAACGAGGCAGCCAGAACCTATCATGTGACTGGGCAGATTTTCTTTGCCTCGGCGCAGGCGTTTATTTCGAATTTTGACTTCAGGGAAGTGGTGGATGAGGTTACCATTGACTTGCGTTCAGCAAGGTTCTGGGATATTACAGCGATTGCTGCGCTGGATACGGTCATCCTGAAGTTCCGGCGTGAGGGTACGGCAGTCAACATCGAAGGACTGGACCAGGCCAGCACCACACTGGTGGATCGCTTTGCTGTTCACAACAAGCCGGAGGGGGCAGGCAAGCTGACGAACCATTAA
- a CDS encoding universal stress protein, which yields MKKIIACIDGARHTLAVCDYAIWASQHLNTPVDFLHVLDRHPERASIVDLSGSIGFDAHDMLLSQLSELDEQRSKLAQLHGKNILEVVRKRAVAAGLTAVDTRQRHGALTSSLLDLQGEARMIILGQHEQAMGAHRSYFDHNVEKIVRSVDLPVLVVVESFHAPERFLVAFDGSDTARNMVQRLAGSALLENLQCHVLYVGEGSQQATEHMDWVRSALTAMQFEPLVTVLAGEPETVIVDYILSNNIDLLAMAPMGIRGFASLLLEV from the coding sequence ATGAAAAAGATTATTGCGTGCATTGATGGTGCCAGACATACGCTTGCCGTGTGTGATTATGCAATTTGGGCATCGCAGCATTTGAATACCCCCGTTGATTTTCTGCATGTCTTGGACAGGCATCCGGAAAGGGCATCGATCGTTGATTTGAGCGGAAGCATCGGTTTTGACGCCCATGATATGTTGCTGAGCCAATTGAGCGAGCTTGATGAGCAGCGTAGCAAGCTGGCCCAATTGCATGGGAAAAATATTCTGGAGGTAGTAAGAAAACGTGCTGTGGCTGCAGGCTTAACTGCAGTTGATACGCGTCAGCGACACGGCGCATTGACATCAAGCCTGCTGGATCTGCAGGGCGAGGCCAGAATGATTATCCTGGGGCAGCACGAACAGGCCATGGGGGCCCATCGTAGTTATTTTGATCATAACGTAGAGAAGATCGTCAGATCGGTTGATCTGCCGGTACTGGTTGTTGTGGAGTCGTTTCATGCGCCCGAGCGTTTTCTGGTTGCTTTCGATGGTAGTGATACGGCGCGTAACATGGTGCAGCGCCTGGCCGGTAGTGCGCTGCTGGAGAATCTGCAATGCCATGTGCTCTATGTTGGTGAGGGTTCGCAGCAGGCCACAGAGCATATGGACTGGGTAAGGTCTGCGCTGACCGCGATGCAGTTTGAGCCGCTAGTGACTGTGCTGGCCGGCGAGCCTGAGACGGTGATCGTGGACTATATTTTGTCCAATAATATTGATTTGCTGGCGATGGCGCCTATGGGCATTCGCGGATTCGCGAGCTTATTGTTGGAAGTTTGA
- a CDS encoding winged helix-turn-helix domain-containing protein: protein MKTTPENSTAFDGRNKLIVADLEIDLHSSQVRRSGVPITLSVTQFRILLYLAANLGTIIPKSALNAVLGKQPTCLNSNAVDVHIARLRRRIDQDFFPNLIHTARKKGYFLSEGFRKKEMSSQ, encoded by the coding sequence ATGAAAACAACACCGGAGAACTCTACCGCATTTGATGGGCGCAACAAACTGATTGTTGCCGATCTGGAAATCGACCTGCATAGTAGCCAGGTGAGGCGTTCCGGCGTGCCAATCACGCTATCTGTTACCCAGTTTCGCATCCTGCTGTATCTGGCCGCCAACCTGGGAACGATCATCCCCAAATCAGCATTGAATGCCGTCCTGGGCAAACAACCAACTTGCTTGAACTCCAATGCTGTTGACGTGCACATCGCGCGTTTGCGCCGCAGAATCGACCAGGATTTTTTCCCGAATCTGATCCATACCGCAAGAAAAAAAGGCTATTTTCTGTCGGAAGGGTTTCGGAAAAAAGAAATGAGCTCGCAATAA
- a CDS encoding NAD(P)H-quinone oxidoreductase yields MKAVEISTPGGPEVLKLVEREKPVLKQGDVLIRVTAAGINRPDVFQRKGAYPPPPGASDLPGLEVAGEIVEGDLTGTSLKIGDRVCALTPGGGYAEYCVAPAGNCLPIPEGFSDVEAAALPETFFTVWTNVFDRGALSGDETLLVHGGASGIGTTAIQIARALGHKVFVTVGSDERAAAVEALGASKAINYKTQDFVEEVKKLTDGKGVDVVLDMVSGEYINRNIQCLADDGRIVIIAQLGGSKATIDTAQVMRRRLTITGSTLRPRSVAFKTQIAQALQQKVWPLLDAGKIRPVIHATFALAQASDAHAMMEKGENIGKIVLTV; encoded by the coding sequence ATGAAGGCAGTTGAAATTTCGACCCCGGGTGGCCCTGAAGTATTAAAGCTGGTAGAGCGTGAAAAACCCGTATTAAAGCAGGGCGATGTCCTGATTCGCGTGACGGCTGCCGGGATCAACCGACCCGATGTATTTCAACGCAAAGGCGCCTACCCCCCGCCGCCCGGTGCTTCCGATCTGCCCGGGCTGGAAGTGGCCGGTGAAATCGTAGAGGGCGACCTCACCGGTACTTCTCTTAAGATTGGCGATCGCGTATGTGCGCTGACACCCGGGGGCGGATACGCCGAGTATTGTGTTGCGCCTGCGGGCAATTGCCTGCCTATTCCTGAGGGTTTCAGCGATGTTGAAGCGGCAGCGCTGCCGGAGACGTTTTTTACCGTCTGGACCAATGTGTTTGATCGTGGCGCGTTATCCGGCGACGAGACATTGCTGGTCCATGGCGGCGCCAGTGGTATCGGAACCACAGCAATTCAAATTGCCCGGGCGCTGGGACATAAGGTTTTTGTAACTGTTGGTAGCGATGAGCGCGCGGCGGCCGTCGAGGCGTTGGGCGCCAGCAAGGCAATCAATTACAAGACCCAGGATTTTGTTGAGGAAGTCAAGAAACTGACCGATGGCAAGGGTGTGGATGTGGTGCTGGATATGGTTTCCGGCGAATACATCAATCGCAATATCCAGTGCCTGGCCGATGACGGACGGATCGTCATTATTGCTCAATTGGGTGGCAGCAAGGCAACGATCGATACGGCGCAAGTGATGCGACGTCGGCTGACTATTACCGGCTCAACCCTGCGTCCGCGCAGTGTCGCGTTCAAAACGCAGATCGCCCAGGCGCTGCAGCAAAAGGTATGGCCCTTGCTGGATGCCGGCAAAATCAGGCCCGTTATTCATGCCACATTTGCCCTGGCTCAGGCCAGCGATGCCCATGCCATGATGGAAAAAGGCGAGAACATCGGGAAAATCGTGCTGACGGTTTAA
- the tpiA gene encoding triose-phosphate isomerase: MSVRRRLVIGNWKMNGSKAENQQLLSDLVKLQNAAAANEAAAELAVCAPFPYLQQVADTLKDSAIGWGGQDASEHAKGAYTGEVSVAMLAEFGCAWVIVGHSERRAYHGETSDVVARKAAAAIAGGIAPVVCIGETQAEREAGNTLRVISSQLEPVLALGAEAVSKMVLAYEPVWAIGTGLTASPEQAQEVHAHIRSLLVQAGAPEQRVLYGGSVKAANAASLFAKEDIDGALVGGASLVATDFQGIANA, encoded by the coding sequence ATGAGTGTGCGTCGGCGTCTGGTCATCGGAAACTGGAAAATGAATGGCAGCAAGGCTGAAAACCAGCAACTGCTTTCGGATCTGGTCAAATTGCAGAATGCCGCTGCGGCTAATGAGGCTGCAGCAGAGCTGGCCGTATGCGCGCCTTTTCCTTACCTGCAACAAGTGGCAGATACCCTGAAGGATAGTGCTATCGGTTGGGGTGGTCAGGATGCCAGTGAACATGCCAAGGGCGCCTATACCGGTGAAGTGTCGGTTGCCATGCTTGCGGAGTTCGGTTGCGCCTGGGTTATTGTGGGTCATTCCGAGCGCCGCGCTTATCATGGTGAAACCAGCGATGTTGTTGCACGCAAGGCTGCGGCTGCAATTGCCGGCGGTATTGCGCCTGTCGTATGCATTGGCGAAACACAAGCCGAGCGCGAGGCGGGCAATACACTGCGGGTAATCAGCAGCCAGCTTGAACCAGTCCTTGCGTTGGGCGCGGAAGCGGTCAGTAAGATGGTTCTCGCATACGAGCCGGTATGGGCTATTGGCACGGGCCTTACTGCCTCGCCAGAGCAGGCTCAGGAAGTGCATGCGCATATTCGCAGCTTGCTGGTTCAAGCGGGTGCGCCCGAACAGCGCGTTTTGTATGGCGGCAGCGTCAAGGCGGCAAATGCAGCAAGCCTGTTCGCCAAGGAAGATATTGATGGCGCGCTGGTAGGCGGCGCCTCGCTGGTCGCAACAGATTTTCAGGGAATTGCCAACGCCTAG
- the secG gene encoding preprotein translocase subunit SecG produces MPSFIYPLLAVVQVLSALTVIVLVLLQQGKGADMGSSFGGGSAGSLFGATGAANFFSRATKWVSILFFACTLGLAYIGNNAGRSAGPATGGGVMQGYEAPAPAPGSQAPAAQPQADLPAAPAPAETPAAPSSSATPAAPPAPEAPAAPSETPVAPAPATPVTPESSAATPAAPAAESAPPAENTTPAAPESQPGTDTETKQ; encoded by the coding sequence ATGCCATCGTTTATATACCCTTTACTGGCTGTCGTGCAGGTTCTGTCTGCGCTGACAGTTATCGTCCTGGTGCTGTTGCAGCAAGGCAAGGGCGCTGATATGGGTTCATCTTTTGGTGGCGGTTCTGCCGGGAGTCTTTTTGGTGCTACTGGTGCGGCAAACTTTTTTTCACGTGCGACCAAATGGGTATCCATCCTGTTTTTCGCCTGCACACTGGGTCTTGCCTATATCGGTAACAATGCCGGTCGTAGTGCAGGTCCGGCAACAGGCGGTGGTGTGATGCAGGGATACGAAGCGCCTGCGCCAGCCCCTGGTTCGCAAGCGCCGGCGGCTCAGCCGCAAGCGGATCTGCCTGCAGCTCCGGCGCCGGCAGAGACGCCCGCAGCCCCGTCTTCTTCTGCTACGCCCGCAGCGCCGCCCGCTCCAGAGGCGCCTGCGGCTCCATCTGAAACGCCCGTGGCACCCGCACCTGCTACGCCGGTAACGCCTGAGTCGTCCGCAGCGACCCCGGCTGCACCCGCAGCCGAGAGCGCGCCACCTGCTGAAAATACAACACCTGCTGCACCAGAATCGCAGCCGGGTACAGATACCGAGACAAAACAGTAA
- the azu gene encoding azurin — protein sequence MAFKLKLKHALAAMALSAASLPVMAAECSIDVEANDAMQFNTKEIAVSKSCKEFTINLKHTGKLPKAAMGHNIVITKSADMQGVETDGIAAGADKNYVKEGDERVIAHTKLIGGGESDSVKVPVDKLTGDDVFFCSFPGHGAMMKGTVKLVD from the coding sequence ATGGCTTTTAAGTTAAAACTGAAACATGCGTTGGCCGCGATGGCATTGTCTGCTGCTTCACTGCCCGTTATGGCTGCTGAGTGCTCAATTGACGTTGAGGCTAATGACGCCATGCAATTTAATACCAAGGAAATTGCGGTAAGCAAATCGTGCAAGGAGTTCACGATCAATCTGAAGCATACTGGTAAATTGCCGAAAGCAGCGATGGGCCACAATATTGTGATCACCAAGTCTGCCGATATGCAGGGCGTGGAAACGGACGGTATTGCGGCGGGTGCTGATAAGAATTATGTCAAAGAAGGCGACGAGCGCGTAATCGCGCATACCAAGCTGATTGGTGGCGGCGAATCCGACTCGGTCAAAGTGCCTGTCGACAAACTCACTGGGGATGATGTGTTCTTCTGCTCATTCCCTGGTCATGGTGCGATGATGAAAGGCACTGTCAAGCTGGTAGATTAA
- a CDS encoding porin, giving the protein MKKTLLAAALVTGFAGVAHAETSVTLYGLVDAGIGYQQTKVTQGDAYTKTRDIGLINGVKNGNRWGLKGTEDLGNGTSAIFQLESGFDLGNGRSSQGGRLFGRKAIVGLTGDSWGTLTLGRQYNVADDFISPIDPFGTSFKQAGITDGAFGSSPSARMDNSIKYMTPDFAGFKAAIGYAGKNTKTESDDGFGFEEEERDTSNWITAGLAYYNGPISVAASYDRFRTDVRGTQGDFKGTTHMWNLFGAYDFEVVKLHLGYGQIRGSVANDVVAEAGVGSVGLNGALADFTSGMRANDNLNYTQTNGYRQQSWMAGLTAPVGDDGKAMFSYQGNTSKNTGEAFDGVKGKLHIFSLGYVHNLSKRTSLYAIASYGTGKLKFENAENVKLKSTLVGVGMQHRF; this is encoded by the coding sequence ATGAAAAAGACTTTGCTTGCTGCAGCTCTGGTTACCGGCTTCGCTGGTGTAGCTCACGCAGAAACTTCTGTAACGCTGTATGGTCTGGTTGACGCTGGTATTGGTTATCAACAAACCAAAGTCACTCAGGGTGATGCTTACACAAAAACACGCGATATCGGTCTGATCAACGGCGTTAAAAACGGCAACCGTTGGGGCCTGAAAGGTACTGAAGATCTGGGTAACGGTACTAGCGCCATTTTCCAATTGGAAAGCGGCTTTGATCTGGGTAACGGTCGTTCATCACAAGGTGGTCGTCTGTTCGGTCGTAAAGCAATTGTTGGTCTGACTGGTGACAGCTGGGGTACATTGACTCTGGGTCGTCAGTACAACGTTGCTGATGATTTCATCTCTCCAATCGATCCATTTGGTACAAGCTTCAAACAAGCCGGTATCACTGATGGTGCTTTCGGTTCTTCACCATCTGCTCGCATGGATAACTCCATCAAGTACATGACACCTGATTTCGCAGGCTTCAAAGCTGCTATCGGTTATGCTGGTAAAAACACCAAAACTGAATCTGATGACGGCTTCGGTTTCGAGGAAGAAGAACGCGATACTTCTAACTGGATCACAGCTGGTCTGGCATACTACAATGGCCCAATCTCTGTAGCCGCTTCTTATGATCGTTTCCGTACAGACGTACGTGGCACACAAGGCGACTTCAAAGGTACTACACATATGTGGAACCTGTTTGGCGCCTACGACTTCGAAGTTGTTAAACTGCACCTGGGCTACGGTCAGATCCGCGGTTCTGTAGCTAACGACGTTGTTGCTGAAGCTGGTGTTGGTAGCGTTGGCCTGAACGGCGCGCTGGCTGACTTCACTTCTGGTATGCGTGCTAACGACAACCTGAACTACACACAGACTAACGGCTATCGTCAACAGTCTTGGATGGCTGGCCTGACAGCACCAGTTGGTGATGATGGTAAAGCGATGTTCTCTTACCAAGGCAACACTTCCAAAAACACTGGCGAAGCATTTGACGGTGTGAAAGGCAAACTGCACATCTTCAGCCTGGGTTATGTACACAACCTGTCTAAACGTACCAGCCTGTATGCAATCGCATCTTACGGTACTGGCAAACTGAAGTTTGAAAACGCAGAAAACGTTAAACTGAAATCAACTCTGGTTGGTGTAGGTATGCAACACCGCTTCTAA
- a CDS encoding NADH-quinone oxidoreductase subunit A, with protein MSIAEYFPVLLFIVVAGVIGVALLAMGSFLGPRQPGAEKDSPYECGFEAFEDARMRFDVRYYLVAILFILFDLEIAFLFPWAIANGQVGLVGFWTVIVFLAVLTVGFIYEWKKGALDWD; from the coding sequence ATGTCTATCGCTGAATACTTCCCGGTCCTCCTTTTTATTGTGGTTGCAGGCGTCATTGGTGTCGCATTGCTGGCAATGGGATCGTTCCTTGGACCGCGTCAGCCCGGTGCCGAAAAAGATTCACCTTACGAGTGTGGTTTCGAGGCTTTCGAAGACGCGCGCATGCGCTTTGATGTCCGTTATTATCTGGTGGCCATTCTGTTTATTTTGTTCGACCTGGAAATCGCTTTCCTGTTCCCCTGGGCCATTGCCAACGGGCAGGTCGGTCTGGTCGGATTCTGGACGGTCATCGTGTTCCTGGCAGTGCTTACTGTCGGGTTTATTTATGAATGGAAAAAGGGTGCACTAGACTGGGATTAA